A single genomic interval of Peribacillus sp. FSL H8-0477 harbors:
- a CDS encoding branched-chain amino acid ABC transporter permease, whose protein sequence is MELFQQLVNGISLGSIYALIALGYTMVYGIVKLINFAHGDVFMVGAFIGFYSITILDLSFFPALLISMAACAIFGVIIERIAYKPLRNATRIAALITAIGVSLLIENGMIFIRGAQLEAYPTNLLPSENINVFGVAIKSQSLLILGVSLVLMMILQIIVHKTKIGKAMRAVSYDAEAAKLMGINVNNTISATFAIGSALAGAAGVIFGTYYIKIEPLMGVLPGLKAFVAAVLGGIGIIPGAMVGGLLLGLIEALVSAAGFSLWRDAAAFVVLILILIFLPQGLFGKNKREKV, encoded by the coding sequence ATGGAACTGTTTCAACAGCTAGTTAATGGAATTTCATTAGGCAGTATCTACGCCCTGATCGCACTCGGGTATACGATGGTTTATGGGATCGTTAAGTTGATAAACTTTGCACATGGCGATGTGTTCATGGTGGGAGCATTTATCGGTTTTTATTCGATTACAATCTTAGATTTATCGTTCTTTCCAGCCCTGCTCATTTCAATGGCGGCCTGTGCTATTTTCGGGGTTATCATTGAAAGAATTGCATACAAGCCTTTGCGAAATGCAACGAGAATTGCTGCACTTATTACGGCCATTGGGGTATCACTTTTGATTGAAAACGGGATGATCTTTATTCGTGGCGCGCAGCTTGAAGCCTACCCAACGAATCTTTTACCATCAGAAAATATCAACGTTTTTGGCGTAGCGATCAAAAGTCAATCCCTCTTAATCTTAGGAGTATCATTGGTGCTCATGATGATTCTGCAGATTATTGTTCATAAAACAAAAATTGGGAAAGCAATGCGTGCGGTTTCTTATGATGCAGAAGCAGCGAAGTTGATGGGCATTAATGTAAACAATACGATTTCTGCTACCTTCGCGATTGGTTCAGCACTAGCAGGTGCAGCCGGCGTTATTTTCGGAACTTATTACATAAAAATTGAGCCCTTAATGGGGGTACTTCCAGGACTGAAGGCATTCGTTGCTGCGGTTCTTGGCGGAATTGGGATTATTCCCGGTGCAATGGTCGGCGGTCTATTACTCGGTCTCATTGAAGCACTAGTCAGTGCCGCTGGATTTTCACTATGGCGGGATGCGGCAGCATTTGTCGTCTTAATCCTTATTTTAATTTTCTTACCTCAGGGCTTATTCGGAAAAAATAAACGAGAAAAAGTATAG
- a CDS encoding ABC transporter ATP-binding protein, translated as MLKVEDINVYYGNIQALKGVTLEINQGEIVTLIGANGAGKSTLLKTISGLLKPKNGQVLYEGKSIGGNQAQAIVKQGISHVPEGRRVFANMTVQENLELGAFLRKDKAGIKEDMERVYVLFPRLLERLKQHAGTLSGGEQQMLAMGRALMARPKLLLLDEPSMGLAPLLVKTIFRIIEEINATGTTILLVEQNANLALSIADRAYVVETGRIVLAGTAEELTSSEKVKMAYLGGH; from the coding sequence ATGCTGAAAGTAGAAGACATCAACGTTTACTATGGAAACATTCAGGCGCTGAAGGGTGTCACGCTTGAAATTAACCAAGGTGAAATCGTCACCCTGATTGGGGCGAATGGTGCTGGGAAGAGTACGCTGTTAAAAACCATCTCTGGCTTACTAAAACCCAAAAATGGTCAGGTACTATACGAAGGAAAGTCAATTGGCGGTAATCAGGCGCAGGCTATCGTTAAACAAGGTATCTCACATGTACCTGAGGGCCGTCGGGTCTTTGCCAATATGACCGTTCAAGAAAACTTGGAACTGGGTGCTTTTTTACGGAAAGACAAAGCAGGGATCAAAGAAGATATGGAACGTGTGTATGTGCTGTTTCCGCGTTTACTTGAGCGGCTTAAGCAGCATGCAGGGACACTGTCAGGCGGTGAACAGCAGATGCTTGCTATGGGACGTGCTTTGATGGCTAGACCGAAGCTGCTTCTGCTCGACGAACCTTCAATGGGACTTGCCCCGCTGCTGGTTAAAACGATCTTCCGGATTATCGAAGAAATTAATGCGACCGGAACGACCATCTTGCTCGTCGAACAAAATGCGAATCTAGCACTCTCTATCGCCGATCGAGCCTATGTTGTAGAAACCGGACGAATCGTCTTGGCAGGGACAGCCGAGGAACTTACTTCAAGCGAAAAAGTAAAAATGGCCTACTTAGGCGGACACTAA
- a CDS encoding branched-chain amino acid ABC transporter permease — MTIFKQSKGFWLSVLLSFILFTVVQLLLTGGILNSYYENMIIFMGINIILAVSLHLIIGITGQFSIGHAGFLAVGAFASAVITMKLEMPLFAGLLVGGIVAALAGMLIGIPTLRLKGDYLAIATLGFGEIVRIVFLNIDYIGGASGMQVTHLTTWPWVFGCILITILVIRNFTNSSHGRACISIREDETAADAMGINTTYYKVAAFVIGAFFAGIAGGLWAHNFYIIQPSNFGFLKSFDILIFVVLGGLGSLSGAVLAAILLTIVSTFLQDYPETRMLFYSLILIVMMIYRPQGLMGTRELTSLFKRKTKGGSKDGNHHTTA, encoded by the coding sequence ATGACTATTTTTAAGCAATCAAAAGGGTTTTGGCTCTCGGTTCTTTTATCATTTATTCTTTTTACTGTGGTACAGCTGCTTTTAACCGGGGGCATTCTAAATTCGTACTATGAAAATATGATTATCTTTATGGGCATTAATATTATCTTAGCAGTAAGTCTGCACTTAATTATAGGCATTACCGGTCAATTTTCCATTGGCCACGCTGGCTTCTTGGCCGTAGGTGCGTTCGCATCGGCTGTTATCACGATGAAGCTTGAAATGCCCTTATTCGCCGGGTTACTTGTCGGAGGGATCGTCGCGGCATTAGCGGGAATGCTGATTGGGATTCCAACGCTCAGGCTGAAAGGGGACTACCTAGCGATTGCGACACTTGGATTTGGTGAAATTGTTCGGATTGTCTTCTTAAATATCGATTATATTGGCGGAGCAAGCGGAATGCAGGTGACCCATCTGACGACTTGGCCTTGGGTTTTTGGCTGTATCCTAATCACAATCCTTGTGATTCGTAACTTTACGAACTCCTCACATGGACGTGCGTGTATTTCCATTCGAGAAGACGAAACAGCAGCAGATGCAATGGGGATTAACACCACGTATTATAAGGTTGCTGCATTTGTGATTGGTGCCTTTTTTGCTGGGATAGCCGGAGGGTTATGGGCACATAATTTCTATATTATTCAACCGTCAAATTTCGGTTTCTTGAAGTCATTTGATATTTTGATCTTTGTTGTATTAGGCGGTTTAGGCAGCTTATCTGGTGCGGTACTTGCAGCCATTTTGCTGACAATCGTGTCGACCTTCCTGCAGGATTATCCGGAAACACGGATGCTGTTCTACAGTCTGATCCTGATTGTGATGATGATTTATCGTCCACAAGGTTTAATGGGTACGCGGGAATTAACGTCGCTGTTCAAGCGTAAAACAAAAGGAGGTTCTAAGGATGGAAACCACCACACCACTGCTTAA
- a CDS encoding ABC transporter permease — MNNRFSGYGKKLFQYGLVLFVALTINFALPRLAPGDPLLYFFGETTLNELTDIQKQQALESMGLGGSIWEQYFVYVKGIVTFDFGSSIKYAEPVMTIIGDRLPWTLLLVVPAMLLSTLIGVIFGAYSAWNRGKGRDISLLVGMLTLQAVPGFWVGLLFLAIFAVQLGWLPTYGAVSMMQDGTVWGYVADVAKHALLPVTTITLATVGSNYLLTRSSMLESLGQDYITMAEAKGVRKKGLIFNHALRNALLPIYTHFTMTLGTLVGGAVVVESVFSYPGIGRLLYESVIARDFPMMQGVFLIITLGVIGANLFADLTYPLIDPRARPLKKKKEAGVNHA; from the coding sequence ATGAATAATAGGTTTTCAGGATACGGGAAAAAATTGTTTCAATATGGACTGGTGTTATTCGTGGCATTGACGATTAATTTCGCTCTGCCGCGGCTGGCACCGGGGGATCCATTGCTATATTTCTTTGGAGAAACAACGCTCAATGAATTAACCGACATACAAAAACAACAGGCGCTAGAGTCAATGGGGCTTGGCGGCTCGATATGGGAACAGTATTTTGTGTATGTAAAAGGCATTGTGACATTTGATTTTGGATCGTCGATTAAGTATGCGGAGCCGGTTATGACGATCATCGGTGATCGATTGCCTTGGACACTATTGTTGGTTGTACCGGCGATGTTACTGAGTACCCTAATCGGTGTGATCTTTGGTGCCTATTCCGCTTGGAATCGTGGGAAAGGCCGAGATATCTCCTTATTAGTCGGGATGTTGACCTTACAAGCTGTTCCAGGATTTTGGGTAGGACTGTTATTTTTAGCGATCTTTGCTGTCCAGCTTGGCTGGCTTCCAACTTACGGTGCGGTATCGATGATGCAAGATGGGACAGTTTGGGGATATGTAGCGGATGTAGCCAAACATGCGTTACTGCCCGTAACGACAATTACGCTTGCCACAGTAGGATCGAACTATTTACTGACACGTTCGTCCATGTTGGAATCGCTTGGTCAAGACTATATTACGATGGCAGAAGCAAAGGGTGTTCGGAAAAAAGGATTGATCTTTAATCATGCTTTACGAAATGCCTTACTTCCTATATATACTCATTTTACGATGACACTGGGAACATTAGTGGGCGGAGCTGTCGTGGTGGAATCTGTTTTTTCTTATCCAGGTATAGGTCGACTACTGTATGAAAGTGTCATTGCCCGTGACTTTCCAATGATGCAAGGTGTCTTTTTAATCATTACCCTAGGCGTAATTGGAGCGAATTTATTTGCCGATTTAACGTATCCTCTCATTGATCCTCGCGCACGTCCGCTGAAAAAGAAAAAGGAAGCTGGTGTGAATCATGCGTAG
- a CDS encoding LysR family transcriptional regulator, translating into MLDKLQMYIVFAECLSFTETANKMFCSQPTISHKIKQLEEKYNTVFIQRKNKQIVLTERGKIFLQYAKKMVQLHEQMEKELHQAESSLSVYVSHYIAENYFSKILPNIESFQLQPFSIKGYSYENLKKSLLQEKTKFAIMPVYENDRTFQQGYNVDLLFEEELVLIMACNHHLAERKVIYTRDLESQILLLPENHYLQDLIKEKINQKNPTVQYMEMTNFEIIKQAVMSNLGVAFLPVKVVEKLLGEGKIVAKSIHGCSIKRQNAIVSNAGKQLSQKEQHFCRYVQNQFDTYECPLLQKIPSS; encoded by the coding sequence ATGCTCGATAAACTGCAAATGTATATTGTGTTCGCTGAATGTCTTTCGTTTACGGAAACGGCGAATAAAATGTTTTGTTCGCAGCCGACAATTAGTCATAAGATAAAACAGTTAGAAGAAAAATATAATACCGTATTCATTCAACGGAAAAACAAACAAATCGTCTTGACTGAGAGAGGCAAGATTTTTTTACAATATGCTAAGAAAATGGTCCAGTTACATGAGCAGATGGAGAAAGAGCTGCATCAAGCAGAGTCCTCCTTATCGGTTTATGTTAGTCATTATATTGCAGAAAACTACTTTTCAAAGATTTTACCGAATATAGAAAGCTTCCAACTGCAACCGTTCTCAATAAAAGGCTATAGCTACGAAAACCTAAAGAAAAGTTTGCTTCAAGAGAAAACAAAATTTGCGATTATGCCAGTCTATGAAAATGACCGGACCTTTCAACAAGGGTATAACGTTGATTTATTGTTTGAAGAAGAATTAGTGTTAATCATGGCCTGTAATCATCATTTAGCAGAAAGAAAAGTAATCTATACGCGTGATCTAGAAAGTCAAATTCTGCTTTTGCCTGAAAATCATTATTTACAGGATTTGATTAAAGAAAAAATTAATCAAAAAAACCCGACTGTTCAATATATGGAAATGACGAACTTTGAGATTATTAAGCAAGCTGTCATGTCTAATTTAGGTGTCGCTTTTTTACCGGTAAAAGTAGTTGAAAAGCTGTTAGGTGAGGGTAAAATCGTAGCGAAGTCCATTCACGGATGTTCAATCAAACGTCAAAATGCAATTGTATCGAATGCAGGTAAACAATTATCTCAAAAAGAACAGCATTTTTGCCGCTATGTTCAAAATCAATTTGATACATACGAGTGTCCTTTACTCCAGAAAATCCCCAGCTCTTGA
- a CDS encoding ABC transporter ATP-binding protein produces METTTPLLNIDHVGIRFGGLRAVADVNIKLFPGELVGLIGPNGAGKTTLFNLLTGVYVPTEGNISFEGEDLRRLPPFKITRKGISRTFQNIRLFSELSVLDNVKVAYHSQAKHTMVSSILRLPGHFSGEKDMHEKAIEFLKIFNLDQYMDEKAKNLPYGQQRRLEIARALAANPRLLLLDEPAAGMNPKETHELMDLIGLIRKQFNLTVLLIEHDMPLVMGVCERIYVLDHGQLIANGTPDEIRNNPKVIEAYLGEEVS; encoded by the coding sequence ATGGAAACCACCACACCACTGCTTAACATTGATCATGTCGGAATCCGCTTTGGAGGCTTGAGAGCTGTTGCTGATGTGAATATTAAGCTCTTTCCAGGCGAATTGGTTGGGCTGATTGGTCCCAATGGTGCCGGGAAAACAACGCTGTTCAATCTGTTAACGGGTGTATACGTTCCGACAGAAGGAAATATTTCCTTTGAGGGAGAAGATTTACGCCGGCTGCCTCCGTTTAAAATTACACGAAAAGGGATCAGCCGAACGTTTCAGAATATCCGTTTATTCAGTGAACTTTCGGTGTTGGATAATGTAAAAGTGGCGTATCACTCACAGGCGAAACATACGATGGTGAGTTCGATTTTACGCCTGCCGGGACATTTTTCCGGGGAGAAAGACATGCATGAAAAAGCAATTGAGTTTTTGAAGATTTTTAACCTTGATCAATATATGGATGAAAAAGCAAAAAATCTGCCCTATGGACAACAGCGCCGGCTCGAGATTGCCAGAGCATTAGCCGCCAATCCGCGTTTGTTGCTGCTCGATGAACCTGCTGCAGGGATGAATCCAAAGGAAACACATGAATTGATGGACTTAATCGGGTTGATTCGGAAACAATTCAATCTGACCGTGCTGTTGATTGAGCATGATATGCCCTTAGTGATGGGTGTATGTGAACGGATTTATGTGCTGGATCATGGTCAGCTGATTGCTAACGGAACGCCTGATGAAATCCGTAACAATCCAAAAGTCATCGAAGCGTATCTCGGCGAGGAGGTTTCATAA
- a CDS encoding ABC transporter substrate-binding protein — translation MYKRIIPLLLLVCLVAGCSANKKEEQTKAEATSTEELSIGIPTDVGPLNIYTGNVDWLTDLVYDKLFSPSPYVDEPTPWLAESAEQIDDKTWTVKIRDGIKWHDGEDFTAEDVKFTYEYFRDGPANRHTHHVSEVPKIDVIEIEEDEKTVRFECAYACPSLATITFADLPILPEHIWKDVENPRKYTDLAVGTGPYVLKDYKADQHYTFEANNDYFMGKPTISKLKMPIIKDATAMFNALRAGEIDVSTRTVPAELQDTFKNSTSMKLAESSPLSIVQLGLNYERAPFNTEKVRQAVSLAVDRQSIVDTVLMGQGRAGTSGYPHPDSPWTNPDLSTPYDAEQANEILDSLGFKDTNNDGFRESAEGETLTMNTIVSAGEPVYVRVAEMVKDQLKEVGLQFEVEVLDATTYAASVSEDKYDSYVSLIGPHGVADPDQFVMSHRASYLWTKGVPYPAMDSLIEDWMSAATIDERKSISFDMQELYNNQPTAVALYYPEEVYAYNADVYDQYVESLGYGIVNKYSFLQEETRKAVSATAPKLIE, via the coding sequence TTGTATAAAAGGATTATACCGCTTTTACTTTTAGTCTGTTTAGTTGCAGGATGTTCAGCGAATAAAAAAGAGGAACAAACAAAAGCAGAAGCAACATCAACAGAGGAATTAAGTATTGGAATCCCAACAGATGTGGGACCATTAAATATTTACACAGGAAATGTAGACTGGTTAACTGATTTGGTCTATGACAAGTTATTTTCGCCATCACCGTATGTAGATGAACCGACTCCTTGGTTAGCAGAGTCAGCAGAACAGATCGATGATAAAACATGGACTGTAAAAATTCGTGACGGGATAAAGTGGCATGACGGAGAAGACTTTACGGCAGAAGACGTGAAATTTACATATGAATATTTCCGCGATGGCCCGGCAAACCGTCACACACATCATGTGAGTGAAGTGCCGAAAATTGATGTCATCGAAATCGAAGAAGATGAAAAAACGGTTCGATTTGAGTGTGCGTATGCATGTCCATCACTTGCAACCATTACCTTTGCAGATTTACCAATCTTACCAGAGCATATCTGGAAAGACGTTGAAAACCCACGTAAGTATACAGATTTAGCGGTAGGAACAGGTCCTTATGTATTAAAGGATTATAAAGCAGATCAGCATTACACATTTGAAGCCAATAATGACTATTTTATGGGCAAGCCAACTATTTCTAAATTGAAAATGCCCATAATCAAAGATGCAACAGCTATGTTCAATGCCTTACGTGCGGGTGAAATTGATGTGTCTACACGTACAGTACCAGCTGAATTACAAGATACATTCAAGAATTCAACGTCTATGAAATTAGCAGAATCGTCTCCATTATCGATTGTCCAGCTGGGCCTAAACTATGAGCGTGCCCCATTTAATACAGAAAAAGTACGTCAAGCTGTATCACTTGCAGTGGATCGTCAAAGTATTGTCGATACCGTCTTAATGGGTCAAGGACGAGCTGGAACATCTGGTTATCCACACCCGGATTCTCCGTGGACGAACCCTGATTTATCGACACCCTATGATGCAGAGCAAGCAAATGAAATCTTAGATTCACTAGGGTTTAAAGATACAAATAATGATGGTTTCCGTGAATCAGCAGAAGGTGAAACCTTGACCATGAATACAATCGTTTCTGCTGGTGAACCGGTCTATGTGCGTGTAGCAGAGATGGTAAAAGACCAGTTAAAAGAAGTCGGCTTACAATTCGAAGTGGAAGTATTAGATGCAACGACCTATGCTGCGTCCGTTTCAGAAGATAAGTATGATTCGTATGTTAGTTTAATTGGGCCGCATGGTGTAGCGGATCCAGATCAATTTGTCATGTCTCACCGTGCCTCTTATCTTTGGACGAAAGGTGTCCCTTATCCGGCAATGGATTCATTAATTGAGGATTGGATGAGTGCTGCAACGATTGACGAACGTAAATCCATCTCATTTGATATGCAAGAGTTATACAATAATCAACCTACTGCTGTGGCTCTTTATTACCCTGAAGAAGTTTATGCGTACAACGCTGACGTGTATGACCAGTATGTAGAATCTTTAGGATACGGCATTGTAAACAAATATTCATTCTTGCAAGAAGAAACGCGTAAAGCAGTCTCGGCAACGGCTCCCAAATTGATTGAATAA